In Thalassophryne amazonica chromosome 4, fThaAma1.1, whole genome shotgun sequence, a genomic segment contains:
- the trmt9b gene encoding LOW QUALITY PROTEIN: probable tRNA methyltransferase 9B (The sequence of the model RefSeq protein was modified relative to this genomic sequence to represent the inferred CDS: inserted 5 bases in 5 codons; deleted 3 bases in 3 codons), whose product MMEEAAIQLERDHVHSVYDRIAPFFNDSRYKAWPKVRQFLLDLQPGSIVADVGCGNGKYXHINKEVFRXGCDVCRPLVDYAWSQGHEVQMCDSLHLPYRDGCFDAVLSIAVIHHLSTKERRIRAXKEMARTLRVGGRIMIYVWAMEQKRRKLRKQDTFVPWNPNPHSSSAFSRKHANLAGGAQPQSVSEAIDNTDKXRKVKSTSSMVDEDLTCSTPQQTTHRLWFFSRSLDSVFDFGNLAISRSSSRELSTLSSPTAENEGTKVSQRGRGCNLIKQXSSFFSPSSGTSFEEDVFESGHGSAQHGGSGHQSRMCLLQRVALSLVRDCGSLALPDLIPYQKEHVKQCGDESDGGPQVKEQQQSTQSPQVEGSCPRYYHVFREGELTELIENHVQELHVKHTCFDHANWCVVGREVQLWKI is encoded by the exons ATGATGGAGGAGGCTGCCATCCAGCTTGAGAGAGACCACGTGCACAGTGTCTATGACAGGattgcaccatttttcaatgacagCCGATACAAAGCCTGGCCAAAGGTGCGACAGTTCCTGTTGGACCTGCAGCCGGGTAGTATCGTGGCTGATGTGG GCTGTGGCAATGGCAAGT CTCACATTAATAAGGAGGTGTTCA TAGGATGCGATGTTTGTCGCCCCTTGGTGGACTATGCCTGGAGCCAAGGGCACGAGGTCCAGATGTGTGACAGTCTGCATTTGCCTTACAGAGATGGCTGTTTCGACGCTGTGCTCTCTATCGCAG TCATACATCATTTGTCCACCAAAGAGCGTCGTATTCGAG ATAAGGAGATGGCTCGCACCCTGCGTGTAGGCGGACGCATCATGATCTACGTGTGGGCCATGGAGCAGAAGAGGCGAAAGTTGAGAAAACAGGATACTTTCGTACCCTGGAACCCAAaccctcactcttcctccgcctTCAGCAGGAAACACGCCAACCTCGCAGGAGGGGCACAGCCACAGAGTGTGAGTGAAGCCATAGACAACACTGACA CCAGGAAGGTTAAAAGCACATCGTCAATGGTGGATGaagacctgacctgcagcacgcCACAGCAAACCACACACAGACTGTGGTTCTTCTCCAGGTCC CTGGATTCTGTGTTTGACTTCGGAAACTTAGCCATCTCCAGGTCGTCATCCAGAGAGCTGAGCACTTTATCCTCA CCCACTGCGGAAAATGAGGGGACCAAGGTAAGCCAGCGTGGGAGAGGATGCAACCTCATCAAAC GTTCCAGCTTCTTCTCCCCCTCATCTGGTACAAGTTTTGAAGAGGATGTTTTTGAGTCGGGTCACGGATCCGCACAACATGGAGGAAGTGGTCACCAGTCACGCATGTGCCTCCTCCAAAGAGTCGCTTTGTCCTTAGTCCGGGATTGTGGATCTCTGGCCCTGCCAGATCTCATTCCTTACCAGAAAGAGCACGTGAAGCAGTGTGGAGATGAGAGCGATGGTGGGCCTCAAGTGAAAGAGCAGCAGCAAAGCACACAGAGTCCTCAGGTAGAAGGTTCC TGCCCGAGGTACTATCACGTCTTCAGGGAGGGAGAACTGACAGAGCTGATAGAGAATCACGTCCAGGAGCTCCATGTTAAACACACCTGCTTTGATCACGCcaactggtgtgtagtgggcagagAAGTCCAGCTGTGGAAGATCTGA